One Nitrospinota bacterium genomic region harbors:
- a CDS encoding radical SAM protein, with translation MKKVMLLFPPEWVPTAPYLALPSLTAVLRQNGIEVVQKDINVEMYDHFFTREYLEFTRDRINQRKKELKVQQWDGTASQEDLEVLEMMKYYTKLDLDHHIRKVERAKVIMRSEEFYEVDKAEWALNAFREVMEYISVSYFPASVNFYPVESNLNVYRPWVSEDLLKAPHDDKVNVYADVCRQLVFKHIEDEKPDIIGISIGTPVQLMSGITFGTLIKEKYPHIHVTVGGNVITRLKNELPKQDKFWGNAFDSMITYEGEHALVWLVEALDGKRKISEVPNLVYKDESGLVRVNELYQERVNELPIPDFDGIPWEKYFSPEKLVPYLGTRGCYWGKCTFCDHGAGYIDQFRAKHADQIVDELKQLKEKYNARHFMFTDESFPPALFVKLPPMMIEAGLDIYWTTLIRFEASLLEPEMWDMAAKAGCRSLYFGLESANERIIRLVKKDTNIKVAIKNLTEAKRVGIWSHVMGFYGFPSETPEEAEDTRQFLLQHQDKIPSVEMYFFVLYNNAPVMHETETFGIKVHSNPEHDLALDFYYTPESGQTTEEAMARYEDFYKNDFDPWAMRINAREHVFLYITHFGTNDLPQLYVKNDPTISRKLASGVMM, from the coding sequence ATGAAGAAGGTCATGTTGCTTTTTCCGCCCGAATGGGTGCCCACGGCTCCGTACCTGGCTCTCCCGAGCCTGACGGCGGTGCTCAGGCAGAACGGCATTGAGGTGGTGCAGAAAGATATCAATGTCGAAATGTACGACCATTTCTTCACCCGCGAATACCTGGAATTCACCCGCGACCGGATCAACCAGCGGAAAAAAGAACTAAAAGTACAGCAATGGGATGGCACCGCCAGCCAGGAAGATTTAGAAGTCCTGGAGATGATGAAATACTATACCAAGCTCGACCTGGACCACCACATCCGCAAGGTGGAGCGGGCGAAAGTCATCATGCGGTCTGAGGAATTTTATGAAGTGGACAAGGCCGAATGGGCCTTGAACGCCTTCCGGGAAGTGATGGAATATATCTCGGTTTCGTATTTCCCCGCCAGCGTCAATTTTTACCCGGTGGAAAGCAACCTCAACGTGTATCGGCCCTGGGTATCAGAAGACCTCCTCAAAGCTCCGCATGATGATAAGGTCAACGTGTACGCCGATGTCTGCCGTCAACTGGTCTTCAAACACATAGAGGATGAAAAGCCGGACATCATCGGCATCTCTATCGGCACGCCGGTTCAGCTCATGTCCGGCATCACCTTCGGCACCCTGATTAAGGAAAAATATCCCCACATTCATGTCACCGTCGGCGGCAACGTCATCACGAGGCTCAAAAACGAATTGCCCAAACAGGATAAATTCTGGGGCAACGCGTTCGATTCCATGATCACCTATGAAGGCGAGCATGCTTTAGTTTGGCTGGTGGAAGCGCTGGACGGTAAGCGCAAGATTTCTGAAGTACCCAATTTAGTCTATAAAGACGAGTCCGGTTTGGTCCGGGTCAATGAATTGTATCAGGAGCGGGTGAATGAACTGCCCATTCCTGATTTTGACGGCATCCCCTGGGAGAAATATTTTTCGCCGGAAAAACTGGTGCCATATCTGGGAACGCGCGGCTGTTACTGGGGCAAATGCACCTTCTGCGATCACGGTGCGGGTTACATCGATCAATTTCGCGCCAAACATGCCGACCAGATCGTCGATGAATTGAAGCAGTTGAAGGAAAAATACAACGCCAGGCATTTTATGTTCACCGATGAATCGTTCCCGCCGGCGCTGTTCGTCAAACTGCCGCCGATGATGATCGAGGCGGGGCTTGATATTTACTGGACGACGTTGATCCGCTTTGAAGCGAGTTTGCTGGAACCGGAAATGTGGGACATGGCGGCCAAAGCCGGATGCCGATCCCTTTATTTCGGGCTGGAATCGGCGAACGAGCGCATTATACGGCTGGTCAAAAAAGACACGAATATCAAAGTGGCGATCAAGAACCTGACCGAAGCCAAGCGCGTCGGTATCTGGAGCCACGTTATGGGTTTTTACGGCTTCCCCAGCGAAACGCCGGAAGAAGCGGAGGACACGCGGCAGTTTCTGCTCCAGCATCAGGACAAGATTCCATCTGTCGAGATGTACTTTTTCGTGCTCTACAACAACGCGCCGGTCATGCATGAAACCGAAACATTTGGCATCAAGGTGCATTCCAACCCCGAGCACGACCTGGCGCTGGATTTTTACTACACGCCGGAATCCGGCCAGACCACGGAAGAAGCCATGGCCCGCTACGAGGATTTTTACAAAAACGATTTCGATCCCTGGGCGATGCGAATCAACGCCCGCGAGCATGTGTTCCTGTACATCACCCATTTCGGCACCAACGACCTGCCGCAACTCTACGTCAAAAACGATCCTACCATCAGTCGGAAACTCGCCTCCGGAGTGATGATGTGA
- a CDS encoding 4Fe-4S dicluster domain-containing protein produces MQFRYKLAKETFKGKKPPKKRASGEDNISADQRGDHTWTDSQLLSLDKTTKRVEPKLEETKEVSRRELFSFGKLTDFADAVEEGEKNLPKAKKADSEVSTPVEGETDPQELAAPVPEPQAKKGFFRRMVSKIRPAAKKEEPENPPENAAAETSTTDEPQTDAVRQASPPPQETILGIPVDDEEVDPEFSRRNLLKQGVHFFAKPAMESVQSKIDRVNETVDKITKRVPLIRPPGAISERQFLQACTRCDKCIHACPKDAIQKVPKKMGFLIAGSPYIDPMKIPCVMCDDLPCITACPDGALVPPPYNDKMEVKMGYAIMDKNKCQAYGDTFCQQCVIDCPIPGAITQKDDKPIFHKNTCTGCGVCVLSCSTVNIPVAIKIKPQMVIESQIQKKRLEIETARIKAEREAAEKKAQQEEENENAQAMESERD; encoded by the coding sequence ATGCAGTTTCGCTACAAACTGGCAAAAGAAACTTTTAAGGGCAAAAAGCCGCCCAAGAAAAGAGCCTCAGGTGAAGATAACATCTCTGCCGACCAACGGGGGGACCACACCTGGACGGATTCCCAGTTGCTCAGTCTGGACAAGACCACCAAACGGGTGGAGCCGAAGCTGGAGGAAACCAAAGAAGTTTCCCGGAGAGAGTTATTTTCCTTTGGCAAGCTGACGGACTTTGCCGATGCCGTGGAAGAAGGCGAAAAAAACCTTCCGAAAGCTAAAAAAGCCGATTCTGAAGTCAGCACTCCCGTTGAAGGGGAAACCGATCCCCAGGAATTAGCCGCGCCGGTTCCTGAACCTCAGGCAAAAAAGGGATTTTTCCGCCGCATGGTGAGTAAAATCCGCCCCGCTGCTAAGAAAGAAGAACCCGAAAACCCGCCTGAAAATGCCGCGGCGGAAACCAGCACCACCGATGAACCTCAAACGGACGCGGTCCGTCAAGCCTCCCCTCCTCCACAGGAAACGATTCTCGGAATTCCCGTCGATGATGAAGAAGTCGACCCGGAGTTCAGCCGCCGTAATCTGTTAAAGCAGGGAGTGCATTTCTTCGCCAAACCGGCGATGGAGTCGGTGCAAAGCAAAATAGACCGGGTGAACGAAACCGTCGATAAAATCACCAAACGGGTTCCTCTCATTCGACCCCCGGGAGCCATCTCGGAGCGGCAGTTCCTGCAGGCCTGCACCCGTTGCGACAAATGCATCCATGCCTGCCCTAAGGACGCGATTCAAAAAGTCCCGAAGAAAATGGGATTTCTCATCGCCGGCTCGCCCTACATCGACCCCATGAAAATACCCTGTGTCATGTGCGACGATCTTCCCTGCATTACCGCCTGTCCGGACGGCGCTTTAGTCCCGCCGCCCTATAACGACAAGATGGAAGTCAAAATGGGTTACGCCATCATGGATAAAAACAAATGCCAGGCCTATGGCGATACCTTCTGCCAGCAATGCGTGATCGACTGCCCCATCCCCGGCGCCATCACCCAGAAAGACGACAAACCCATCTTCCACAAAAATACCTGCACCGGCTGTGGGGTGTGCGTGCTTTCGTGTAGCACCGTGAATATTCCCGTTGCCATCAAGATCAAACCGCAAATGGTCATTGAAAGCCAGATCCAGAAAAAGCGGCTGGAAATAGAAACAGCCCGCATCAAGGCGGAACGGGAAGCGGCGGAGAAAAAAGCCCAGCAAGAGGAAGAAAACGAAAACGCACAGGCGATGGAAAGCGAAAGGGATTGA